In Bradyrhizobium sp. CCBAU 051011, the following are encoded in one genomic region:
- a CDS encoding DUF6537 domain-containing protein, which translates to MTDRGILSSLRYLFADVIGDDDETPPFLPEGLPEPVMAVASEGIHLLIDYQGPSYAHLYVDRLRRFIGKQGVDDAMLGEIARLMAVRMSYQDPIRIAQLKLAELHGRPDGWAGSVDVRKFSVEELIGALPAVIAEYILDALEWLGLKDKRVSIRFSTKSRFGIRRLKMEAGLRRWRLFSVRYAKERVWVERWLHMIDRALTKQPQAAPAIIHTATMIVGYGDVYRQGMADWHAIIDGLAKPTFDGVLALSDLAGAVIEARAAALPDPRQSELKRKIAEIRARATAAAYAAVPSEKM; encoded by the coding sequence GTGACAGACCGCGGTATCCTGTCGTCGTTGCGTTATCTGTTCGCCGATGTCATCGGCGACGATGACGAAACGCCGCCGTTCCTGCCAGAGGGGCTGCCGGAGCCGGTGATGGCGGTGGCGAGCGAGGGCATCCATCTTCTGATCGATTATCAGGGTCCGAGCTACGCCCATCTCTATGTCGACCGGCTGCGGCGGTTCATCGGCAAGCAGGGCGTCGATGACGCGATGCTTGGCGAGATCGCGCGGCTGATGGCGGTGCGCATGAGTTATCAGGATCCGATCCGGATCGCGCAGCTCAAGCTCGCCGAACTGCACGGCCGGCCGGATGGATGGGCTGGCTCCGTCGACGTCAGAAAATTCTCCGTTGAAGAGTTGATCGGCGCGCTGCCGGCCGTGATCGCCGAGTACATCCTCGATGCGCTCGAATGGCTGGGTTTGAAGGACAAGCGCGTCTCCATCCGTTTCTCAACGAAAAGTCGCTTCGGCATTCGCCGCCTCAAGATGGAGGCGGGGCTGCGGCGGTGGCGCCTGTTTTCGGTGCGCTATGCCAAGGAACGGGTCTGGGTCGAGCGCTGGCTGCACATGATCGACCGCGCCCTGACCAAGCAGCCGCAGGCGGCGCCGGCGATCATCCACACCGCAACCATGATCGTCGGATATGGCGACGTCTACCGGCAGGGCATGGCGGACTGGCACGCGATCATCGACGGGCTTGCCAAGCCGACCTTCGACGGCGTGCTGGCGCTGTCAGACCTTGCCGGCGCGGTGATCGAGGCGCGCGCCGCCGCGCTGCCCGACCCGCGGCAGTCCGAGCTCAAGCGCAAGATCGCCGAAATCCGAGCGCGGGCGACTGCCGCCGCGTATGCGGCGGTGCCGTCCGAAAAGATGTAG
- a CDS encoding TAXI family TRAP transporter solute-binding subunit yields the protein MSAEAPTPHPKMPRRRSRTVKSNRAQILLFSILTLVLTAAVVLGGRTLLRNSETLVFAVGDTNGPEARFAARLATVLKNNSSRLRLKIVPNGDNAKALSQFDRKEANLAILRTDARIPPRARALAILEHDLLLLISPNGKKIKTIADLKKKKIAVIADGESGAALVRNILELSDTPEATTRVQMAPPGLTFEQLFAAGFGAVIKIAHASQIVKDKSYEQYARRGGFTLNAIESAKAIARKYPATSEETVTTGMLSASPALPAEDVDTIGLEWLLVAQSKLSTTTVGDLARIIYENKAELALSDGFASKIEPAATDKDAFIVAHPGAAEYINDETKSFVERYSDLMYVALAALSIIGTIFAGIYAKITRVAPEKASQLATAILDVGERMEYANSLDALDELQDELEAILRGVVVGLRDGTISSDGLDTFKLGYEFVRDEIGLRREHLKRHAADHAPDDKVVVVKTAQSA from the coding sequence ATGAGTGCTGAAGCCCCAACGCCACATCCGAAAATGCCGCGTCGCCGTTCGCGGACGGTCAAGAGCAACCGGGCCCAGATCCTGCTGTTTTCCATCCTCACGCTGGTCCTGACTGCCGCCGTGGTGTTGGGTGGCCGGACCCTGCTGCGCAATTCCGAGACACTGGTATTTGCGGTCGGCGATACCAACGGCCCCGAGGCGCGCTTCGCCGCCAGGCTGGCGACGGTGCTGAAAAATAATTCCTCGCGGTTGCGGCTCAAGATCGTGCCGAACGGCGACAATGCCAAGGCGTTGTCGCAGTTCGACCGCAAGGAAGCCAACCTTGCGATATTGCGCACCGACGCCAGGATACCGCCGCGCGCCCGCGCGCTGGCGATCCTCGAACACGACCTGCTTCTCCTGATCAGCCCGAACGGCAAGAAGATCAAGACCATCGCGGACCTGAAGAAAAAGAAGATCGCTGTCATCGCCGACGGCGAGAGCGGGGCCGCGCTGGTGCGCAATATTCTCGAGTTGTCGGACACCCCGGAGGCGACGACACGGGTGCAGATGGCGCCGCCCGGCCTGACCTTCGAGCAGCTCTTCGCCGCGGGCTTCGGCGCCGTGATCAAGATCGCGCACGCCTCGCAGATCGTAAAGGACAAGAGCTACGAGCAATATGCCCGACGCGGCGGCTTCACGCTGAACGCCATCGAGTCGGCGAAGGCGATCGCGCGAAAATATCCGGCGACATCAGAGGAAACGGTGACGACCGGAATGCTGTCCGCCTCGCCCGCCCTGCCCGCCGAGGACGTCGACACGATCGGGCTCGAATGGCTGTTGGTTGCCCAGTCCAAGCTCTCGACCACGACCGTGGGCGATCTGGCGCGGATCATCTACGAGAACAAGGCCGAGCTCGCGCTCTCCGACGGCTTCGCCTCCAAGATCGAGCCGGCAGCGACCGACAAGGACGCCTTCATCGTGGCGCATCCGGGCGCCGCCGAATACATCAATGATGAAACCAAGTCCTTCGTCGAGCGCTACAGCGACCTGATGTATGTCGCGCTCGCAGCGCTCAGCATCATCGGCACGATCTTTGCCGGCATCTATGCCAAGATCACCCGGGTGGCGCCGGAAAAAGCCAGCCAGCTCGCAACCGCCATTCTCGATGTCGGCGAGCGCATGGAATACGCCAACTCGCTGGACGCGCTCGACGAGCTGCAGGACGAGCTGGAAGCGATCCTGCGTGGCGTGGTGGTCGGCTTGCGCGACGGCACGATCAGTAGCGACGGGCTCGATACGTTCAAGCTCGGCTATGAATTCGTGCGCGACGAGATCGGCTTGCGCCGCGAGCACCTCAAGCGCCACGCCGCGGATCATGCGCCGGACGACAAGGTCGTGGTCGTGAAGACCGCGCAGAGTGCGTAG
- a CDS encoding DUF3307 domain-containing protein has product MLLLTVKHIIADFMLQTSWMAIGKDQKTGWAMPLLAHCLVHLAVSLVLILIVAPRFWFVAFIDFFIHLIIDRLKGIIASRYGVTMENEHPWFWTLIGVDQALHHLTGFGLAIFMAAN; this is encoded by the coding sequence ATGCTGCTTCTGACCGTGAAGCACATCATTGCCGACTTCATGCTGCAAACTTCCTGGATGGCGATCGGCAAGGATCAGAAGACCGGCTGGGCCATGCCACTATTGGCGCATTGCCTCGTGCACCTGGCGGTGTCGCTGGTGTTGATCCTGATCGTCGCGCCGCGCTTCTGGTTCGTCGCCTTTATCGATTTCTTCATTCACCTCATCATCGACCGTCTCAAGGGGATCATCGCGTCCCGCTACGGCGTGACGATGGAGAACGAGCATCCGTGGTTCTGGACGCTGATCGGCGTCGACCAGGCGCTGCACCACCTCACCGGTTTCGGCCTGGCGATCTTCATGGCGGCGAACTGA
- a CDS encoding YkgJ family cysteine cluster protein — protein MHRIAADNQSPCQACGACCNYSRNWPRFTIEDDAALDLIPERFVNERLSGMRCDGDRCSALSGKVGEATSCVVYAVRPEVCRTCMPGDVECAMARKRHGLPVLA, from the coding sequence ATGCACCGAATCGCCGCCGATAACCAAAGCCCCTGCCAGGCCTGCGGCGCCTGCTGCAACTACTCGCGGAACTGGCCGCGTTTCACCATCGAGGACGATGCGGCGCTCGACCTGATCCCGGAACGGTTCGTCAACGAACGGCTGTCGGGCATGCGCTGCGACGGCGACCGCTGTTCGGCGCTGTCAGGCAAGGTCGGCGAAGCGACGTCGTGCGTGGTCTACGCGGTGCGGCCCGAGGTGTGCCGCACCTGCATGCCCGGCGATGTCGAATGCGCGATGGCGCGAAAGCGGCACGGATTGCCGGTGCTGGCGTGA